Genomic window (Misgurnus anguillicaudatus unplaced genomic scaffold, ASM2758022v2 HiC_scaffold_28, whole genome shotgun sequence):
TTCACTAAAGATTTAATGTTTCTTAGGGCTCACAAATCAGggtgtaactgttaacattaacaCTTGATGTGTTAACAATTGTTAACATTTGAGCAAATTGCCTTTTTAAAATCTGACAAGGGCCAATAAACAAAAAAGCTGTGGCTTGTTTACAATGttgtacagtactgtgtgttgatAAATTATCTCttaacaataaattaaatgaaaacaaactttCCATAAAGAAGTTCATAATCAAAGTTTGCGGGATATTGAGGTGTTTAGGAGTCTCTTTATGCAAAGGCGTGTCTGTGCAGTGTCGACAAAACAAAATACTTTACATGCTGTACGCTTCCTGAAACAGCACATATCTAAGTTACCCAAATGTGAATTTCTGAAGCCTGAGGCAGAGAGAAGACATTCAACCCATAACAGAAGACAGCTCATTTCAGTGGACTCCCAGTATTTGCACTGTATCCTTGAAGGTGAAGTATTTCTTATAATatctttaattattttaatttatttatttttaattctcAACGTAGATGATATGTGTCAAAACAAATTGACTTTACACCCATAAAGTTAGACTACTCTGTAGTCCAGTTTCTTAAAGTTCTTTAAAAACTAACAGTATGAGCCAGGGGATGTAAACTTGTCACCCTCCGGCGAAATTTGCCGTTTTTGATCCAAAATAGATCACTCTTttgattcgtctagatccgatgaTTTTTTGAAAATGATTCGAGCTACGCGCCCGTCACGTTGCTGTGACATTTAACATTTGTACACGTACtaagcaccgcagttttaaattaagtgacgttgaaacacaaacaaacgtTCTACATGTGCTTACTGTTTCTGTTTGAGAGGAGCGTGCAAGCCGCACATCCGcttctcattgagcttgtgagtatttttgcaGCTGCATTTGccttaaatatacacacatgcgtcaaaattcccggCTTTCGCGAGTATCCTAAACACGCCAATTTAGATCTTATGAGAAGGTAAACAGATTAAAGAGAAAACGCAAGTGTAACAGTTTATTAGATCCgcactttggtcttaaaggggaagttacctaattttgctctgtctgtcactcgtgttagAAAAATCGTgcagaaaatctctcactgctcttaactaaatcacttttctacctttaataGGAGTTGTACGTCGAGTTGTACACGAGTTTGATTCGAGTTGCTCTTTCAGGGTTCATTCATCTTGTATTAGAGCTATGAAAAATCCAGTTAAGACCAGCATaggctggtgagctggttttagctggtctcccagcttggttttagctggtgtagcaagctggtctagctgtggtcactttttaagatggtccAGCTGGATTTAGCTGGTCAGACTGGTAGACCAGCTGACCCGCCAGCTTAAACAAAACCAgttaccagcttatgctggtctttgctggatttttcagtaggataTGACTGTGAACAGAACAGCTAGACCCTAAATGATTggtttatgtgtactgaataatatgaaaTACACATTTCtgcaacactttacaaaaaggttgtatCCCTGATGGCACACATACATCTCGGAGACGTCTATTTAAtgcgtttacatctgcaacAGTCGAGACGTATTATTTAGATTGTTCGCTCATCTGCATCtctgagacgtttcctaaaagatgtcagacatattgaagacgtctgcaagacgtttttgacttagaatgtatgtaaagtagctctttctaagacctttataaaatgtttttacacaccagatgtaggcctattccagatctccagatcgTTACCAGACATCTTACAGTAAATGCGTTATGaacaaaaaatgaacaatatataagcatttattaattcttgtttatgtcattacagtaattgatgtTAGTTTGAGGTGccttaactaatgttaacagtttcaaatttgatataaaattaaattgctAGAATGAATcaaatttacaataaataaataaattataaataaatgaatagatagatagatagatagatagatagatagatagatagatagatagatagatagatagatagatagatagataaaatacaaattataaTTGATATCATGTGTTTTGTGTCAACTTCCCAAAAACAATAAGTTGTGATATCTGTTTTTCTCTTCATATTTTCAGTGTAAAAATGCCTCGTGTAAGTAAAAAACCCCGTAATGCGCGCACCACAAAAGAAGAAATAGGCTCTCTCCCTTTTCCTGTCAAATTCTTGGATCAGGACTACCAGGAATTGCTCCAGAAATGCCTGCTCAATAAGAAGAACTTTGTTGATGAAAAGTTCCCTTTGGACCGCAGCTCTATTGATCCATGGAAGACGCTTGAAGAACTGAATCAGGGCCAAATCAAGTGGTTGAGACCATCAGTAAGTTATCTTTACTTAAGACCAgtgcaaaataaatataatggAATGCTTTAAGCAATGTTCTGCAGCGAGTgtcttttaaacacaaaaatgaTAGGTTGCATATATTCTTGCTTTTTAGAAACAGATCTCATAAAGCTTGTCTGAACAGGTTTGCTATCCAAATCTCCCAACATTTTTAATAATGGTTGTGACAAAACATCTGCAGTGTCTTATCAACAGAAATATAAATCAAGCCAAGTCATGTTTAATTGTATAACGCTTCTCACGGACATttcttcaaagcagctttacagacaGCCATACTCTGTTTTAAATGTAGTCACACAAAATAATTGTGGCATATGCATTTGCACAGCAATCGCAATAAAAGTACAATTAAGAatagtttaaaatatgaaattatGGCTATAGATATATACAATTAAAAATGTGAAAGGATACTTGTAAACGTGAAATGAAATtcttaaatatacagtatgctCTCTCATAATGAAAAGTATATGTTTATCAAGTCTGTGTAAAGATGATTTTATTCAATGGACAACTTATGTGGAAAAAACCTGAATGGGCAAATCAAAGACAACTgtagaaaaaatgtaaaactataTAAGATGATAAATgtcttaatgtttttttacttgCATTGTAGTTCTAAATGCTTAAgacaaatatcaaaatataCGTTATTCTCTCTTTTTAGCAAATAGTGAAAGACCCTCAGCTCATTGTAGAGGGGGTCTCACGCTTTGACTATGCCCAAGGAGATTATTTAGGTAAGTTTATGtgtatttatttgtgtatttaacaTAATCCCTTCAGTGACCACTACCTAGTTCATCCAAGTAACCACATATCACTTTGTTGACACAAAATttttaattcagttttatttctGTAGCCCTTTTCACGGTGcaactaaacaaaaaacattattacaaCAAATCGACAATAAGAAAAAATACTTACTTTTAAGAAATGGTCAcataaataaatgctaaaacatCCATACAAGCCAAATGTAGAACTAGTCAGAAATATTTTTCATATACAGAAACTTCAAAAAACATGAAGTGACTTTTACTACTGTGTTAATATTTTAGATGAAACCGGATTGCTGATAATGATGATTGTAGTTTCACAGTTAATTTGTTGTGTTaaaggtttttttgtttgtttttttttgtttttcttaggaAACTGCTGGTTTCTTGCTTCAGTTGGGGCTTTAACCTTTCAGACGGATATCTTGAACCAGGTCATGCCAGCTGGCCAGTCATTCAGTAAAAACTATGGAGGGATATTTCACTTCAGAGTAAGTTCTTTGGTCATAACTGCCTTCAGATCTGTGGAAATGCAATTATAAGTCCAGttgagtaaattttttttactttttttgtcatttcaacttaccattttttaaaaacttataataaaagttaaaatatgtcaactttattttagAAGTTGTATTagctcatctcttgtcaagataaacaatagtaagttgaaatgacttgtaaatctgagttgatttaacaaataaacaaaaaaaattaaggcaacaAAGGATTTTTTACAGGGTAAAATACTCAAGAGGTCAACATGTGTGAAGGATCTGTTTTGCTTAAATTATTCCCACAGTTCTGGCAGTTTGGGAAATGGATTAATGTTGTCATTGATGACCAACTGCCGACAATAAACGGCAAGCTAATTTTTGTTCATTCAAAAACGTCAAATGAGTTTTGGCCTGCCCTGCTGGAGAAGGCTTATGCCAAGTAAGTGCCAGTAGCCCATGTAATTTTTAAGATTGCTTTAATAAACGTATTTATATGATGAAAGTAATGACAATGGTCACAGAATCTTTTAAGAATTTGAGTAAATGATACGGATATATTGTCTTTCACAGGGTGTGCGGCTCCTATGCTGACATGCATGCTGGTTTTGTGTCGGAGGCCCTCATGGACTTCACTGGTGGAGTGCATTTGTACTTAGAACTGAAAAGACCTCGCACTGATCTGTGGGAACTAATGGATTGTGCAACCAAAGCAAAGGCCCTGATGGGCTGTGGCACTCCTCAGGGGGTAAACAATAATCTCCTTAACTTTGTGTCACCCTTTTAAACATACTGTTTTACATGTTGGGCTGTCGCTAGATTtagctttaaacaaaacaaactaaatTTAAATTACTGTGGACATACATACATTTCATATACAAAGTAAGATGCACAGAAAAAAGTGTATTAGTTGAAGAGCTCATGATGCAAAACCTACTAAGTGCGTCCTGTAAATTATGATgccgggattaagcagatttgaagcgaaagtatttgattaaTGTATAATACGCGCCAAGagcattatctaatttttgattGAGGTGGCATACAGCCACTTTTGCATCaggactaaatgtaaatgtaattaaatgtaaatccATCTATTTCTGAtggatatttatttttattgtattactaataaaatatatctgtTTTTCACAAAATTTCAGAAAACATCTGCAAACACAGTATTACCCAATGGCATAGTTCAGGGCCATGCGTATACAGTGACAGGGGTTTTTAAGGTAAGTCTGCACTAAAAACATCCTCAGTTTACATTAGCAATAGCACTAGAATTTTTATTTCATAACTGGAAAACAGCCCAGTGGTATTATCTAAGAACACTGTCTTTATTATCAAATTGAATACATAGTATAAGTTTAAGTTATGTGGTTAAGCAAGAAaggcaacactgtaaaaaaaaatctgtagaaattgcagctgagttgccggtaacttaccgtagatttaaatttattttattaactggcaacattttgttcaaagttaaaagaacattaaacattaggaagtctttgtctttacagagtaaaactaaaaaacagcatcaagcaaaaaattttgggaaacaaaatctgaatcaaaaaacagaaaaaggttgatgatgatttctggttcccagaatgctttgcattaggctgttattgtatagttttattctgtaaagataaagacttgttaatatttaaaatttatttaactttgaacaaactcttgcaagtaaagaacatacatttaaatctacggtaaattaccggcaacccagctgcaataacattgtaatttctacggattttttttacagtgaaccaCCACCCAccgaaaacaaacaaataaacaaaaaacattacagctAACTTTTAATGCTCATTGCTTCAGGGCAATACTTCTCAATTATATACCACAAATTGTGGTTTGTAATTCTGAGATGTTTgacataaataaaaacaataaatgtgCATTGCTTAAACATACATGCACTGATGCGAGAACATTCCTTGAAAACACTCCAAACAGTAGTTAGCACTTTAACCCTTTGTTAACCATAAACATAGTAATATTTTTGTTATTCAAAacagtgaaaataaaaaatcagaGAACAattcataaatttttttttaaatagtgttCATTTTCATCACTTAAAATTTGAAGGAATATTTTGGCTATGTATATGGGCTGGGGTATTCCAATGTTCTACTagtatgttttaaaatataacaaaggcattaaaaacaaaaatggtaCTTTGTGGAAAACACTGTGATCAAGATTAAAGAACAGTAACTGCCGTAGCTCAGAAGATGATTACAGTTACAGTTGTCAAAAATGTGTAGGAAGTGAAGAGGACTTTTTAAATGACTTCAGCACATCTACAACCGCAGGACATGTAGTGTCTCACACCACTCTGGTGTGTTCTTGGTCCACTCTTCTTTCAATCTTAGAATTAGTTCAGtaactagttttttttaatcataattCGATTTATTCAAATCCCCAAAAAAGTTTGTCATCAAAGACAAATGCACGAGAGGATAGGATATAATGCAGAGGCTCAATAGGGAATCGATTTGACACTGCAGCTGGAATTTCTCGCCAGTTCAGCATTAAACAGattaagggctcagtcacaccaaaagcgctttaaacgcttgcaaacgcaaggcgcgatgcactgccttttttaaaaaagagcagtgcagcgcggcttttcatattgctaagcaaccaccgagtcagctgtcttgtcaatcaaatattgaagcgtgagcgctcttttgctgttaactgtcatattagcagaaactttaaaaagagggcgcttgctctgaccttgtttgaggataagaggagcacaaacacgcaggagagagtgagcgagtggagtccggttcttcaaagcaactgtaaccttccctcgccacaacgtaaggcccgcctctcccctcatttgattggacaatggaagacgcgaatgacgtcaggcgctcctccgctctcagcgctccttaaaaaacgcgtgcgcggcaggcggcagaaaaccgcaaggcgcttggcgcgcataaacagcgcgcaaacgcgccctgcccatagaatatcattcagaaaaggcgcctgcaactgccacaaacgcttttggtgtgactgagccctaagaGTCTCAACTCGAGGTCTCAACAACATACACAGTCTCACAGTTTAAAGCAACTCTGCAGTGAACAAACCTCTCATCAGCAGAAAGAATTTAAGGCTACTAACCTTTACAGAGAAACATGCCATCTTCCACAGACAGAGGAGAACAAGTCTAAAGTTCACTTGAAAAAGAACTCAAAGTGCATAAAGAAGTCAGTAAAAAGTGGGGTGTGTCATGGTTTTGGGGATAGTTTTTGCAGCAGACCTTTTATAAAGCTACCTGGCAGAGTGaatgcaaatatttttcataATCTCTTTCAGCAACTTGTGATTCCTTCCATGCAAACATCTCATAACCAGGCTGCAATTTTTTTCATGCAAGACAATGCCCACAATCATGCTGCAAATAGAAATCGCAGTTCATCCAAGAACATACAGTTGTGCTCATAAGTCTACATAACCTGGCAGAATTTATGATTTCTTTGCCATTTTTCTTTTGATCAGGGTCATTTGGGAAGTTTCGGTTGTCATTATGATTTAAAGAGAGTAAACACAGTTCATATGCATCATTCATattcaaaatggccaaaaaaatcaTCAATTCTGCCATGTTATGTAAACTTATGAGCGCAACTGTAATCAAATGGCCAGGACAGAGTTTTGTTCTAAACTCAACTGAAAAATATTGGAAAATCCTTGGCCATAATGTTATGTAAGTTAAATAACAGTTACTGAAATGTGATATGGACCAGAGTGGTGTGAAAAACCAGTCATGTTCTGCGGTCACAGATGTGCTGAAGTCATTCAAAGTCCTCTACACGTCCTACTAATTTTTACAACTGCCTTGAAAGTGTTTAGTTATCTTCTTTTGTGCTACAGTAGTTACTTTTCTCTAATTTTGATCACAGCGGTTTTCACAACATAACGGTTGTGCCTTGGTTGTTTTACACGCTAGTAGAACATtggtatagagggtatgcacgtgatgtcaccttcggcgaaagtgccagcggttacgcccactgagtggcaaaagacagagtgTCAGTcagcatttgtgtacagtgtaaaatcagcgaaaacatggaaatgggaaaaagctgttgtgcgatagactgtactaacagatttaacaagaattcggagctatcgttttacagactgcaaataaacaccgaaaggagaaggAAATAGATCGTTcgtgccaacgtccacagaccacactTGGGTTGaaaagttgctagggtcactatgaagcagaggttttactttctacttaaaagtatttattcaagtatttgtattttatccgtgtttttctttggaaaacatacattccaaagcatattatcataatttttacattttataaatacaagtttttgttttacatttaatatttaagtacatttatgTACTTCTACTCAACTAAAAGTActcaattttaatgtaattagtgattaaatacattttaatatgcaatattaaagaatatacacagtatgattatgctttagaatgttgtaaagtaaaatttttcccgAGATAAACACCCtaaaaagcacagatgcttggaaaatgtagcTTATGTAACAAAGTGTTGTCCACCTctgccgctatgaaaaccagccattttgttgaacgtgaAAAGTGACGttaatgcataccctctatacccATAGCTACCCTTGACATTTTGAGTGATGAGGATTATAACATAATTTCAGGACAACAAGTTTTATAAATTGTTCTCTAAATTTCATCTCCACGGTAGCTCCTCGAAAAAATATAGCTTGAAGGATAAAAAATAGCTTGAAGGATTTTAATCAAGATTTGCTTTCAAGAAATGGCTCATTTTAATCCCAACAGCTTTTGTAATAATGTTTCAgtgcaaaatgtattttaatattcatgctTGGTAAAGCCCATTGAGTAAATTTTTTCAAAGACATAAGTCTTGGCGCCTTGTCATATAAGGTTCATCTGTGACTAATAATGGATCAATTAGGTCTTAGAACCCCAGAACACTAGACCTTCACATCAGCTGCAACTAGACATCTACAAACATGCCTAAGATTCACCCTGAGACTAAAGTTTTGATTATCAAGAGGCTGAAGACCAGGTCCACTGCTGATGTGGCAGACACCTTTAATGTGTCTCAGCATCAAGTACTGAGGATAAAAAAGATTTGAAGAGACTGGAGACGTTTTTGACAAGCCCAGGTCAGGCAGACCCTGCAAGACAACTGCTCATGGGGACCGTTTGTTGGCTTTAAAATCCAAGGTCAGCCCATTTTCCATTGCAGCAGAGGTCCACAAGACCTGGTCACCTGAAGTCCCTGTGTCAACCAGAACAGTTTGTCGAATTTTGTCTCGAAATGGCCTCCATGGTTGAATCAGTGCCCAGAAGCCAGCACTAAACAAAAGACAATTGAAAAACCATGTGGCATTTGCCATGGCCCACAGCTTGCTAAAAGGATGGATGCTGGAAAAGCAGAAGGTTGATTTTTCAGATGAATCTTCTGTTGAATTACACCGCAGTCACATCAAATATTGCAGGAGACCTACTGGAGCCCGCATGGATCCAAGATTTACCCAGAAAACAGTGAAGTTTGGTGGCGGAAAAATCATGGTCTGGTTACATCCAGTATGGGGGTGTGCGAGAGATCTCCAGGGTGGAAGGCAACATCAATAGTCTAAAATACCAAGAAATCTTAGCTACCTATTATATTCCCAACCATAAAAGAGGCCAAATTCTGCAGCAGGATGGTGCTCCATCACATACTTCCATCTCCACATCAAGGTTTCTCAAGGCGAAGAAGATCAAGATGCTCTAGGATTGGCCAGCCCAGTTACCAGACATGAACATCATTGAGCATATGTGGGGTAGGATGAAAGAGGAAGCATGGAAGATGAAACCAAAGAATTTTGATGAACTTGGGGAGGCATGCAAGACTGCTTTCTTTGCTATTCCTGATGACTTCATCAATACATTGTATGAATCCTTGCCAAACCGCGTGGATGCAGTCCTTCAAGCTCATGGAAGTCATACAAGATATTAAATTTGATTCTTACAGCACCACTACTTAATTTGctgaaatatttttgtatttgcagtaAATTTGTTCAATTTCTGTATAGGCGACAAAACTTTTGTCTTGCCAAATTTGACCTCTCTGTCttaattaaatgattaaaaaaatttttttgtggAACTAATTCATTTTAGTGCATTAAACATCATTTTGGAGGGTTTTAGCTTTTCATATGAGCTATTTCTAACAGCAATTGAttaattaaaagtcaggttaaTAGCAGGTGTTTCTACAAAATAGAGTGTAGGCTACCATTTTCTGAGAGTGTGTGTATAGTACTTCTTGGGTCAAAACTGTAAAGTTTCTAATCTTCACTGACCAATGTTTAATTGCTGTAGATATGGCACATTTAGCTTATATATAGCTATATTTGCACAAAAATATAGCTTATTTTGTAGATCCTCATTAAGGTGTAAAGACATCACTAAAGGTATGATGTCACTTTAAATTTGACAGGTAACATGCCAAGGAAAACCAGTAAAGCTGGTGAGAGTCTTAAACCCATGGGGAGAAGGAGAATGGACCGGTGATTGGAGTGACAGGTACAGTAAGAGCTAGTGTATtatgggtaacactttaaaataaggttgtatttgttaacaattagttcatgaattagctaacataaactaacaatgaacaatacttctataacatttattaatctttgttcatgttaatttcgaCATtttctaatacatttttttacaatcaAGCATAAACATGAAAAACTGTATTGACAAACTAACATTAACATGAATTcatacatgctgaaaaactgtattgtttgtttatgttagttaatgtatttACTAT
Coding sequences:
- the LOC129417545 gene encoding calpain-1 catalytic subunit, translated to MPRVSKKPRNARTTKEEIGSLPFPVKFLDQDYQELLQKCLLNKKNFVDEKFPLDRSSIDPWKTLEELNQGQIKWLRPSQIVKDPQLIVEGVSRFDYAQGDYLGNCWFLASVGALTFQTDILNQVMPAGQSFSKNYGGIFHFRFWQFGKWINVVIDDQLPTINGKLIFVHSKTSNEFWPALLEKAYAKVCGSYADMHAGFVSEALMDFTGGVHLYLELKRPRTDLWELMDCATKAKALMGCGTPQGKTSANTVLPNGIVQGHAYTVTGVFKVTCQGKPVKLVRVLNPWGEGEWTGDWSDRSPLWDKVSEKDKSKCYSLANDGEFWMSVEDFTKSFEDLDICCPRPDFLSGTSKCSWTSTCYNGSWEAGTTAGGCIYNRDTFWTNPQFRVRIEELDEECAGGQYPENILVSLIQINEKRNRSLASERSIGFYVFAIPPELKDEIGNFPAKFFYQRKPVADTGIFVKVREVMSFFKLKPGEYIIIPSTYKPNENAKFILSVYSKIESHKRTGKRVKTDV